The sequence below is a genomic window from Clostridium sp. BJN0001.
ACAGTATTTTATTGTTCCTCTTGCTTTGACTAAAGCTTCTGCAAATTCTCTAACCTCATCCTCTGGAAGATTCAGTACATGAAGAGTAAGCCTTTGTGCAGTTTTCTGACCTATGCTTGGAAGCTTAGCAAATTCTTCAATAAGCTTTTCTATAGCCACAGGATAAAAATCTAGCATATATAAATCTCCTTTTCTTTTTATAAAATTTTAAAAAAGGCTGCCTAATAGCAGCCCTTATAGATTAATATCTATTAAAATAATCCACCTGGCATTTTTCCTGTAATTTTGCCCATCTTATCTGCAGTTTCTTCATCAGCTTTTTTAAGTGCTTCATTAACTGCTGTCATAATTAAATCTTCAAGCATTTCAACATCATCAGGATCAACTGCTTCTTTCTTTATTCTTATAGATGTTATTTCTTTCTTTCCTGTAGCTTTAACAACTACAGCTCCACCTCCAACAGATGCTTCAAACTCTTTTTTTTCAAGTTCTTTCTGAGTTTCCTCCATCTGTTTTTGAAGTTTTTGAGCCTGCTTCATAAGATTATTCATGTTTCCTCCCCCAAAACCTCCTGGGAATCCGCCTCTTGCCATAAAAAGTCCTCCTTCTCAATCTTTTTAAAAATCATTTTTATTATAAATCATTTCGTTAAATTTAACAATTATTCATCAATAACATCTATAGGAAGACCTGCCATTTCATTTTTTATAAGCTGCTCAGTATTTTGAGCTGTATCTTCAGAATCTTCTATTATATATTCTATATGCAAATTTTCTTTAAGCACTTCTGAAAATACATCATCTACGATATGGCTGTTTTCCTTTTTTTCTAATCTATTTTTATTAAATCCATACATTTTATCATACTTAAGCGTAATGACCCCATTTTTAGCCTCTACAGGCTTTGCAGTAACAATTGAAGCATATACTATCATTGCCCTCTTTACTTTAAACCGTTCTAGAATTTCAGTCCACGCTCTTCTTACATCATCTATCTGTATTTTACTTTCAGAATTTTTTTCTTTCTTATTTAAATTCTCTGAACTAACTTCTTTAATATTGGATTTAATTTTATTTTTACCTGTATCAGGAATATTATTAACCTTTTTGTTTTTTATATCTTCATCTTCATCTTTTTTTGTTTCTGTCTGTACTTTTATAGCTCCTGATTTAATTTCATTCTCAAGTCTATTTATTCTAAGCAAAATCATCTC
It includes:
- a CDS encoding YbaB/EbfC family nucleoid-associated protein, with translation MARGGFPGGFGGGNMNNLMKQAQKLQKQMEETQKELEKKEFEASVGGGAVVVKATGKKEITSIRIKKEAVDPDDVEMLEDLIMTAVNEALKKADEETADKMGKITGKMPGGLF